A single window of Granulicella mallensis MP5ACTX8 DNA harbors:
- a CDS encoding ubiquitin-conjugating enzyme E2 variant → MMGMTLRERRMQSEWLLLTRLAEANPTILRTINRTPDAFHVHLSETPGWVADETGPIALQEHWVDYVFPRYYPTLPLEAYCRRAPFHPNAHPGTGFLCLWTDYTPNRSILDAVVTTRAVLAHQAVNRDMRHCMQPSAFHSERLPLSALNVPEDCRAGMSVPLNQRRLRLTPVQDDQVHPQSSLAISHS, encoded by the coding sequence ATGATGGGTATGACTTTGCGCGAACGACGCATGCAGTCAGAATGGCTGTTGCTGACGAGGCTGGCCGAAGCCAATCCGACGATCCTCAGGACCATAAATAGGACGCCGGACGCCTTCCATGTACATCTCTCCGAGACACCGGGATGGGTTGCTGACGAAACCGGCCCCATAGCTCTGCAAGAGCACTGGGTCGACTACGTGTTCCCACGTTACTACCCAACGCTTCCGCTGGAAGCCTACTGTCGGCGCGCTCCGTTTCATCCGAATGCGCATCCAGGGACGGGCTTTCTTTGTCTGTGGACAGACTACACACCCAACCGCTCGATCCTGGACGCGGTGGTGACAACCCGCGCAGTGCTTGCGCATCAAGCGGTAAATCGCGATATGCGACATTGCATGCAACCCTCTGCCTTTCACTCTGAACGGCTTCCGCTCTCGGCACTCAATGTTCCGGAAGACTGCCGCGCCGGCATGAGCGTGCCTCTCAATCAACGCCGGCTCCGGCTCACACCCGTACAGGATGACCAGGTTCATCCACAGAGTTCCCTTGCGATTTCTCATTCTTAG